The genomic DNA TGTCTAGGCTACCTTCAGTTTTTCAGGGGTTATTTTGGgtcttgtgtgtgtatatgtgtttgtttgtgtgtgtttactgcCGTGAATGTTGTTTACTTATTCATCAATCGATCTCATCCCTTGTATGTCACAGCGCGGTCTATGGACAAGCTGGTAAATGCACTTTGTtggatgtttttattttatttattagtacgtctctcctccccccaccaGCTGCTGGCCTGTATTATTTGGCAGAACTAATAGAAGAGTACACAGTTGCCACTAGTCGAATAATAAAGTACATGATACTGGTGAGTAGTTTCTCTTGGATGATATCTAACACAGTGAATTTGACCGATCATTTCCCTGAACACTTCGGCCTACAGTGTACAAATTCAAAAGAGCTACCTCTCTACACTAACCGATCAGTCTTACAGTCTAAATATCTTGGTCATCTACTTGTACTTTCATCTCTTCTGAAcaactctccccttctccccttttTACTTGTTAGGTGACCTAGTATTCCCATATGTCCTAGGCCGCATTCAGAATGTGCACTACTAAATGTGCACTACTAAATGTGCACTACTACCAGAGGCCTATGAACTAAAACATTGCACTATATGgtgaatagggtggcatttcagATGCGTCCTATACCGCAGAGGGGAGTAGTACCACTAACACCCCTGCTCTGTGTACTGTACTTTAGTTCTCTACAGAGGGGAGTAGTACCACTAACACCCCTGCTCTGTGTACTGTACTTTAGTTCTCTACAGAGGGGAGTAGTACCACTAACACCCCTGCTCTGTGTACTGTACTTTAGTTCTCTACAGAGGGGAGTAGTACCACTAACACCCCTGCTCTGTGTACTGTACTTTAGTTCTCTACAGAGGGGAGTAGTACCACTAACACCCCTGCTCTGTGTACTGTACTTTAGTTCTCTACAGAGGGGAGTAGTACCACTAACACCCCTGCTCTGTGTACTGTACTTTAGTTCTCTACAGAGGGGAGTAGTACCACTAACACCCCTGCTCTGTGTACTGTACTTTAGTTCTCTACAGAGGGGAGTAGTACCACTAACACCCCTGCTCTGTGTACTGTACTTTAGTTCTCTACAGAGGGGAGTAGTACCACTAACACCCCTGCTCTGTGTACTGTACTTTAGTTCTCTACAGAGGGGAGTAGTACCACTAACACCCCTGCTCTGTGTACTGTACTTTAGTTCTCTACAGGTGTGCTGACGGGCCTGTACCTGTTTGAGGGCTTCCCATGGCTGATGATGGGCTGTGGTCTCTTCACCAACCTGGTGTACTTTGGCCTCCTGCAGACCTTCCCTTACATACTGCTGAGCTCACCCAACTTCATCCTCTCCTGTGGTGAGCATCGGAGGCGGGCAGCAGCTGAGGCAGGAACAAGTGTATAGCAGCGATAGCTTTTCTAGACGTAAACGCCAATAGATAATATGCAGGGCCTGGGGTTTCTTCCCTGATCATGTGGCCTAATTTAACTGTTTAAAATACACCGTATTCATCCCTCCTacatctttgtctttctctcccccgctctccctctttctctcagtaTTGGTGGTGTTGAATCACTACATGGCTTTCCAGTACTTTGCTGAAGAGTATTACCCCTTCTCAGAGGTAAGCCTAGGACGcacacgcacccacccacccacccacctctgAGGTAAGCCTAATCTGTGTTGATTACTGCTGAGCTCTTATGAGCAAAGTATTGCAGGGTacataatcatttatttacttagCAAATGACATAATGGAACTATACGAGTGATGGCTCAAAtactcagggttgggtaggttacgtTCCAAATATAatcattacagttactagttacctgtccagaaTTGTGATCAGTAACATCATTTATGGATTACACAAACTCATTAACGGAATCAGATTACTTgcagttacttttggattactttccccttcATAAGAAGACAGTTTTttttgtaatcagttactccccaaccctgcaaaTACCTCACCTAGGGCAAAGACAGTTGCTATGTGTAATGGGAATATTTAAAGTGAATGAAGTTAATATTCAAAAACAGAGGGCTCACTGATTTATTATTGTATTCTCTGAACACTGATTCTGTTGCACGTGACAAAGTCACTGCTTTTTGTTTTGACCTTCATACAAGCCTCTCAGGCTGGTGTTTACACAACAGCTGTCTGCTGCTTAGGACCTAGTAGTTACTGGCTATATGTTTTGCTatgatcaggaaaaactctgaGCCCTAGTTGTAAACTCTAAAGGCAGAGTATTTCCTTGTCAGGAATCACTCCTAGCCCTGTAgctcctctcttcacctccgtCTCTCCTCAAATCCGTGTCTTCTTCTCCCTGAAGGTCCTGGCGTACTTCACCATCTGCCTGTGGATCGTCCCCTTCTCCTTCTTTGTGTCGCTATCGGCGGGGGAGAACGTGCTTCCGTCCACCGTGCAGCAAGGAGGTGAGCTCTTAAGGCTAAGTCTGAAATGACACCCAATTTCCTGTGTAGTGCGCCGCTTTTAACCAGAGCCTCATGATACGGATACTTGGCcctgttcagtagggcacacacTTAATTACAATGAAAAACGTTTACCGGGAAAATATGTTTTTCCTATAAAACTAGTTCAGTTAAATGTAGTTTTCTCCCTTCTGGACCCCACCCAGATATAGCATGTTCAGGTACCATTCCCCCCAGTTGTTCACCTCTTAGCCAACCAGGTTCTTTTACTAAAAATGATTTAACTCTCTTTCTCAACAACTTATCTGGTTagataaatacatttgaaatgtgttgaattgttctcctctccatccttctccagATGACGTGGTCTCAAATTACTTCACCAAGGGCAAGAGAGGCAAGAGGTCTGGCATCCTGCTCATCTTCTCTTTCCTCAAGGAGGCAGTGTTGCCTAGTCGACAGAAGATGTACTGAGGCTCTACCCGGGGGGGTTGGGGTGGTCGGGGGTGGTAGGGGTACAAGGGTATATTTGGGAAGGGacgaaaggagagggggaagaaagagcTCATCGTAGCAGAGCAGACGAGAGCTTCCCGCTATTGCTACGGACTAGCAGCAGTGTGTTTACAGGACTTGTACATCTCTCatactcgctctctttctctctagctctgtctgcatctgaaatggcactctgttgcctatatagtgcactgaatagggtTTCCATGTCTGTCTGTGATGATGGTGACTGCAAACAAAGAACTGAAGGCCTCTCTGGCTCCTGTTCTCCAGCTACAGTAGGCGTCTCAAATAGGCCCTCTTCTGCATCAGACTATTCTGTTCTGTTTTTTAAAGGTTTGTTAATGAAACTGCGTTGGTATGAGTCACCTGGGCCGTATTCATTACTGCACACCgtggcaaaatgttttgcaacaaaacTAAAacgagtgtttcttattggacaagttcatgtTGCCCCCTCTCTGTTTTAGtcagttttcttctgtttggggCCTAATGAATACGAGCCGGGTGGAGGGAGGTTGAAGAGGGGAACGGGGTTGGCGTGAAACGAGGCCAGACCTGATCACTTGAGTGCGTCctaaagggcaccctattccctacatggtgcagagtcccatgggccctggtaaaaaaaagtagtgccctatgaagggaatagggtaccattttgggAAGCAGCCCCTTGTGTTGTGTGCTGGATCGCTAACTCCCTACTAGTATGGGGTCGCCAACAAAGCCAATGTTTGTACGTGGCCGCATAGGAACAAATATGAGTTTTTATTTTGTATACGTCTTTACTGTTCATCAATGACTCCATGGCTCTCTAATTGCTCACTCTCTTGAACCATTCAAAAGAAGAAAAAGGAAGCTTAAATAATACAAGGGATTTTTTCTGTATGTcaattgataaaaaaaacagaaacaaaCTAACATGCCCACGAATACTTATGAATCTGTGATAAGGTAGTAGACGTGCAATCATTTTTGTACGCTTGTTATGGGTGGAGTTTAGCGAGAGAAACTGCTGAAGTGATGTGTAGCAATGCTATTAAAGAGGCAGTTATATGGTGTGAGACTCATCACTGATTGTGTGGAAGATAAATGGTATTTTCGCTGGGGTGTGGAATTATTggatcccttgataaagatgagcaaaaaaaaaCGAAAGTAAAAAATACTAATACTGAGCTAACTTAAAAATGTGTTTATACTAGATGATGTGGTCTCATTGTTTGACAAGTAACACAAAAAGAAATCACAATTATTGCgtgccctgttttcaatactccagcaccctccccctTTGCGAGGATAACGGCACAGACTTCTTCTAAATGTTTTATGAAATTGGAGAattggagggatcttagaccattacTCTATAGAATTTTTCCAGATCCTTGGATCTCTTTCGTCTGCGCTTAAGGActtccctcttcaattcaaaccacaggtttttaaTTGGGTACGAGTCCgtagactgagatggccattgaaaaatatagatttttgtggtaaattaacaatttctttgtggattaTGATGTGTGCATGGGGTTATTGTGTTGCaaacaggtttttggctaaaatgtcctgataCTTGGTCAAGTTTATGATATCTTTAACCTTAAGTAGGGCACCAAGACCAGTGGAaacagccccataacatcaaagatccaccaccatattttacagtagggatGAGGTATTTTCGGCGTatgtattttcatgtcatctgaccatagcaacgcttggagtttgctaaatggcGTTGGCACTTGAATTTCAACCGGTGCTATGGTCATATGACataaaaatagagctctttgggcACGCCCACCAGCGGTGGGTTTGGCCTTCGAAAGAACAATGCAGAACATACCTCATCCCTACGGGggaggatctggaaagattatgTATGgaagaatggtctaagatccctcccaatgtgttatccaatctcataaaacattttagaaaaaggctcagcgtcgttatcctcgcaaggggagCGTGCTAGGGTATTGAAAACAGGAtccaatcattttgacccctatATTTGTGTTGTTGattttacttgttaaacaaaatctctttctctgagaaattgtattagtcataataggctcccgggtggcgcagaggtctaaggcactgcatctcagtgctactgtagaggcgtcactacagaccctggttcgatcctgtatcacaaccagccgtgatcggtagtcccataggg from Salmo salar chromosome ssa07, Ssal_v3.1, whole genome shotgun sequence includes the following:
- the LOC106608873 gene encoding protein TEX261 isoform X1, with the translated sequence MKRDVVYLFTKLAVVGHTDIFHHTSNCTSLLPPPAAGLYYLAELIEEYTVATSRIIKYMILFSTGVLTGLYLFEGFPWLMMGCGLFTNLVYFGLLQTFPYILLSSPNFILSCVLVVLNHYMAFQYFAEEYYPFSEVLAYFTICLWIVPFSFFVSLSAGENVLPSTVQQGDDVVSNYFTKGKRGKRSGILLIFSFLKEAVLPSRQKMY
- the LOC106608873 gene encoding protein TEX261 isoform X2: MWFIYLLSWLSLVIQISFITLAIAAGLYYLAELIEEYTVATSRIIKYMILFSTGVLTGLYLFEGFPWLMMGCGLFTNLVYFGLLQTFPYILLSSPNFILSCVLVVLNHYMAFQYFAEEYYPFSEVLAYFTICLWIVPFSFFVSLSAGENVLPSTVQQGDDVVSNYFTKGKRGKRSGILLIFSFLKEAVLPSRQKMY